The Marinomonas sp. CT5 genome contains the following window.
GCTGCCTGAAGAGCTCTTTTATAAGTTCTTCAGGTGTATAGCAGTCGGCCCACTCCATCGGATCAAGCTTGTACATTCATTTCCTTATTTTGTTTGTTGTTTCCCCTGCTTGATTAGAGCCATTGCCATGTTTACGGCTTGTTTAATCGTCGCCTTGTCTGAATCGGTGAGATCTGAAGTATCAAACTCACGAAACATCAAACTCAGTTCATTTTGTTCATCTTTGCTTTCTAAGCCAACAAGGGAGTCCAGTGTTACGCTGTAGTATATGCTAAGTTCCTTTAGCAATTCTAGTGAGGGGTTCTTTGTTTTCCCCTTCTCTAGCTCCCATATATGAGGCTTAGATACACCAACAGCATCAGCAACAGCCTGAAGTGAGGCTTTTTTGCCTACCCGTAATTCTGTTAGTCGTTCAGCTAATGTCATTTTACACCTCCATGGTTTAATTGGTC
Protein-coding sequences here:
- a CDS encoding helix-turn-helix transcriptional regulator, coding for MTLAERLTELRVGKKASLQAVADAVGVSKPHIWELEKGKTKNPSLELLKELSIYYSVTLDSLVGLESKDEQNELSLMFREFDTSDLTDSDKATIKQAVNMAMALIKQGKQQTK